AACTCAGGtagaaaaaacatataattgatAGCACTTATAACCATAATTGAACTTGTTCGGTAGTAACTCTAGTTGCGATTGTTAGCAACAAAGTATCACTGAACTAGCTGGGACAGCCTCACAAGACAGATACAGCAGCCCAAGTGCTCAGTCCACTTTTCACACATTCAGACTCCTACCAAACTGGCCCCGGGTGCCGGGgggggtgggtgggtgggtgtgGGGCGCGGCAGGGGAGACAGTTATATGCCAGGAGGTTAGGTACGGCATAGGGGTTACCCACAGGAAAAGGATGCCTAAAACTCAACAGAACTTaacaatcaataaaaattataataataataaataaataaataaaccagaACTTAAAAGCAGCTAAAAACATTACTGATTTCCTTGCACATGTTTTCATTTTCCTATACTTGCTAAAAAAATTGGTATGCCACTCTGACCTGTTCAATGACCATTAATTCATTTTAGCTAcgttatagtttatatactctAAGGTATGAGGTGAGTTGGGTTTATCAACCTGTAGATTTGAAGGTGATACTTTACTCGACTGATGTTCAGTCCTTTAACATCATCTATATTTTGTCATTAGataattaaccaaaaacaaaaaccacaacCGCATACACATAGACAGTTTTCATCTCAGATGTACATAACCAATGCTATGAAACATCTAAAGATCCATGGGCTATCAATGAAAAGATACTAATTCACCCACAGAGTTGGCAAACATATTTTTACTTTGCGAAAGACTTGGAAAACCATTAACAGAATTTCAACCGGGACGACATAAAAACCTGAGGATTAAACTGGTCTCCTCCTCCCGAATCAACAATGCAGCCTTTGATCTTATCCATCAGGTCCTTTCTACCCTGGAAAGCATTAAGAATGGCGCCATAGCTGCAACatgaaaacaattataaaaatcgCCAAAACAGCCCACAAACAAGTATATCCAAATGTGTAAAGCAAAAAACCATGAGAGTTTGGCTAATCAACCTAAGCCAACCCGTGTTGCTAAAAGTGTGAAAAACCAAGTACCGTTCTCTACCGTCCTCCTCCCTCTCCGATACCCACGAAACGAGCTCGTCTGCTAACGCCGACATACGCTGCTCGAGCCTTTGGCCCAAATCAAAGCACAGCAGCTCTCTCACTTCAACCACAAAAGTCACCGCGTGAAGGCCCCTGGAGTTGTACCACTCAACGTATCTCTTCAGGTGCTTGGTCTTGGCCCCGAGCCAACCCAACAACACCACCGTCACGACGCGCTCTTTATCACCCAAAACCCCCGCATTACTCCCATTCACAATAGAATTCCCCGGAGAAAGACTCCAGATGGAAATTCCGCCATTTGAACGGGATAGGAATTGGCTAAAAATATCTGTCGGAATTGGTGAGGTAAAGGGCTGGGAGAAGGAAAGAAACGAGAAGGGATTCGGATTGGCAGGGAGGGCCGAAAATGAAGAGTGAGCGGGTGAAAGAGAGAACCGGGGTCTTATCTCTCGACGAGTGACGGAAGAGACTACGAGCGAGGGTAGTCGGTGTCCGGTTCTGGCGAAGACTTGGCGACTGAGAATGGAATGACCGCAGAATAACTTCATCGGAGCTTCCATCGCCGGAACCTTGAAAATTCGTAGTAGATATAAGTAGAAACCAAACAGGCTGAACAGCCGCGACCTAATTCGGTGCTATGGGGTTGTGATATGGAACTTGAATGCAGGAGCAATGGTACAAGCATATAACCATCATTTTCGTACGGAAAAGGGACACCGTTAGCGCCAGACTGAGGGCACACGGCACGCCATTCTCAGTGATTTTGGAGAATTCCCCGCTATTCAAACCCACCTCAGTTCCGGTCCCCCCACAATTTGGTAGCACTAAAAAGTCTGGTTTTCATGGCTACATACTGATCATTAAACTTTCTACAACCATCCAACAATCTTAtgttttgatcaataaaaataaaaacacatcattttaattcattcaaTACTGATAAACGAATGGATAGAATTGTTAAAGAGATAAACTTGCGATTCTGATTActttgataataataaaaaaaaaatccatatttattcagtttcgtaaaatattttttataacacaaaataataataataatattttttttttatattcctaaaaaattacataaaaataattttataaattaacgtaatttcatctgatctgttaaatttattttataaaaaaataattttataatctgacgaatcacatcaaatcatattaatctatatgattatttttatgtaatttctttgtgattagaatatttttattttttaaaaaattatacattacTTCTAAAAATTGTTAGAAAGGTTTAActaattaggttttttttttattctttttgagaaagttttaaCTGTTGTAAcgattctttttttaaattgcaaCGTTGGGTTAAAGCattaatatagatttttatttgatttgcaTGACGTTccaaattttctaatattaatcTATTTTGTAATTATGGATTGAAAGTCgtttataataaatttgattaattttgtaCTTTACGTATCCATTCAGTAGGATGGCTATTGAGGTTCCAGTTTTCTAgctatgattttaaattatgtatattCGTTATTCTTCACCGAAAAATAGCTCCGATTTTAAGAAACTCATCATTACAGATTGATTAAGATTTTCGaccgtttatttttatgatttagaGTGGCTGGAATTGAAAGGTGAGTTgagttcattttattattatttataaattttaactcataaatattattattatttataaatcattttaacttatattatttcatctctCAATCTAAACGAGATTAGCTGTTTCAAATTAGGTGCTTTGGTTCAGTCAGACGgatgcataaaaaaattcatattaattcatttgataatttttgtgtGATATTCGAGAGAttccaaataaaatagaagtgtttctttttatggaattttagaCTCAACTACTTGTTTAGGGTTGGTTTGAGCCATACGCGATAAATTATTGGGCTATCATATCAGAGGAAAAGTCGAGAAAATTTATTGCATCGATATTTAAACATTGTCTACTGCAAAGGTCAGTCTATATTATGTTAGTATGAGATTTTAAATGTCatttgacaaatttaaaaaaaaaaaacaaaatttaactaatttaatatcTAACAATCTTATGCCCTAACGAAGTAAGtgtaatgatttgtataaatttcaaatagataagttttatgtaagtttttgtaaaaaaataaatcacgccttaaaagagtataaaaaaaattattctttattactAGAATCCATGTTTTTACAaatgatttatatgaaatttgtctGTATAAGACTTATACGTAGTATTACTATACGATACGTtctttattctaaaattattatgagttaaaaaattcttctcatcagtcactatttaatACCCCACAcctcacatcttatgaaaaaattataaatgtgaggtgtaagagtgaatagtaactaatCCATAACattcaattcaattatatatagatgttaAGACAAATGAGAAAGAAGATGTAGTTCATAGCTCATGTacgtaattatatttttcttttaaccttAAATTTTTGGACAAAAACATTTAAGATTTTTGTACAGAACTCATTGCATAATATGGTTCCAAAAAGACACAAACCGAAGCAAGAAAACCGTTACCTTTGATGGCGTTTTTGTGAACTTCCATCCGACATAATGCAAACtgtttaataaaagaaaagagtat
This window of the Juglans regia cultivar Chandler chromosome 12, Walnut 2.0, whole genome shotgun sequence genome carries:
- the LOC108997581 gene encoding transmembrane protein 53 isoform X2, giving the protein MEAPMKLFCGHSILSRQVFARTGHRLPSLVVSSVTRREIRPRFSLSPAHSSFSALPANPNPFSFLSFSQPFTSPIPTDIFSQFLSRSNGGISIWSLSPGNSIVNGSNAGVLGDKERVVTVVLLGWLGAKTKHLKRYVEWYNSRGLHAVTFVVEVRELLCFDLGQRLEQRMSALADELVSWVSEREEDGRERYGAILNAFQGRKDLMDKIKGCIVDSGGGDQFNPQVWAAGFATAILQKRSSAAYPVVDSGELNEFNSKMNMPKMQENKPPLIETVLLSALEKFFSVVLKLPDVELRLKRIVSNISKTQSYFPQLYLYSTADKVVPFQSVEFFIEEQRRMGRKVRSFNFGSSPHVDHYRTFPNIYSSELHDFLLNECFAKVEQL
- the LOC108997581 gene encoding transmembrane protein 53 isoform X1; translation: MEAPMKLFCGHSILSRQVFARTGHRLPSLVVSSVTRREIRPRFSLSPAHSSFSALPANPNPFSFLSFSQPFTSPIPTDIFSQFLSRSNGGISIWSLSPGNSIVNGSNAGVLGDKERVVTVVLLGWLGAKTKHLKRYVEWYNSRGLHAVTFVVEVRELLCFDLGQRLEQRMSALADELVSWVSEREEDGRERYLVFHTFSNTGWLSYGAILNAFQGRKDLMDKIKGCIVDSGGGDQFNPQVWAAGFATAILQKRSSAAYPVVDSGELNEFNSKMNMPKMQENKPPLIETVLLSALEKFFSVVLKLPDVELRLKRIVSNISKTQSYFPQLYLYSTADKVVPFQSVEFFIEEQRRMGRKVRSFNFGSSPHVDHYRTFPNIYSSELHDFLLNECFAKVEQL